The proteins below are encoded in one region of Xenopus laevis strain J_2021 chromosome 8L, Xenopus_laevis_v10.1, whole genome shotgun sequence:
- the LOC108699567 gene encoding olfactory receptor 11L1 yields MDKTNNTAVEEFILLAFSDLYQLQIPLFFVTLLVFIMCVFGNFAIIFLVVAEPSLHTPMYLFISELSVLEIMYVSCIVPNLLANLIADQKSISFSGCFIQLFANSALGTAECYLFAVMAFDRDLAINKPLHYSVIMTQKVCVQLAVLPWIVGIITVLISTVFTAKLEFCGPNEINNFFCDFPPVQSLACSRPFITEVVIISGAIFAAVLPFMATVGLYTHVIIVICKIKSAESKKKAFSTLSSHLTVAGLYYMTVIFVNAVPKGTQYNKFIALIYTVIIPLLNPFIYAFRNKDIKKTLIKSRRLKLCQGSFQY; encoded by the coding sequence ATGGATAAGACCAATAACACGGCAGTGGAAGAGTTTATTTTATTGGCTTTTTCGGATTTATATCAGCTCCAGATTCCCTTATTCTTTGTCACTTTGCTTGTCTTCATCATGTGTGTGTTTGGGAACTTTGCTATTATTTTTCTAGTTGTAGCTGAACCTTCGCTTCATACCCCAATGTACCTCTTTATTAGTGAATTAAGTGTGTTGGAAATAATGTATGTTTCTTGCATTGTCCCTAATCTTCTGGCTAACCTCATTGCAGATCAGAAGAGCATATCCTTCAGTGGATGTTTCATACAGTTGTTTGCCAATTCTGCCTTGGGAACTGCAGAATGTTACCTTTTTGCAGTCATGGCTTTTGACCGAGACCTGGCTATTAACAAGCCCCTGCATTATTCTGTCATTATGACCCAGAAGGTCTGTGTGCAGCTTGCAGTTCTACCATGGATTGTTGGAATTATCACTGTATTAATCTCCACAGTTTTCACAGCTAAATTGGAATTCTGTGGTCCTAATGAGATCAACAATTTCTTTTGTGATTTTCCTCCTGTGCAGTCATTGGCTTGTTCCCGTCCCTTTATCACTGAAGTGGTCATAATCTCTGGGGCCATTTTTGCAGCTGTACTCCCATTCATGGCAACTGTTGGACTCTATACCCATGTAATTATTGTCATTTGTAAGATTAAGAGTGCTGAATCTAAAAAGAAAGCCTTCTCCACCCTCTCTTCACATCTCACTGTAGCAGGCTTGTATTATATGACAGTTATATTTGTGAATGCTGTGCCAAAGGGAACCCAGTATAACAAGTTCATTGCCCTTATTTATACTGTCATTATTCCTCTTTTGAACCCCTTCATTTATGCCTTCAGGAACAAAGATATAAAGAAAACTCTAATAAAATCAAGAAGGCTAAAGCTTTGCCAAGGATCGTTCCAATATTAA
- the LOC121396911 gene encoding olfactory receptor 10A3-like, translating to MDKTNDTAVEEFILLAFSDLYQLQIPLFFVTLFVYIMCVFGNFVILFLVVAEPSLHTPMYLFISELSVLEVMFVSCIVPNLLANLIADKKSISFSGCFIQLFANTALGTAECYLFAVMAYDRDLAIYKPLHYSVIMTRKVCVQLVLLPWIVGIITVLISTVFTANLEFCGPNEINHFFCDYYPLQSLACSDTFITQVVTNSGAVFALVLPFIATVGLYTHIIFIILKIKSAESKQKAFSTISSHLTVTGLCYVTVIIVYAVPKGTHYSKFLALTYTVIAPLLNPFIYAFRNKDIKRTLIKLRRLKLCQGSF from the coding sequence ATGGATAAAACCAATGACACTGCAGTGGAAGAGTTTATTTTATTGGCCTTTTCAGATTTATATCAGCTCCAGATTCCCTTattctttgttactttgtttgTCTACATCATGTGTGTGTTTGGCAACTTTGTCATTCTATTTCTAGTTGTAGCTGAACCTTCACTTCATACCCCAATGTACCTTTTTATTAGTGAATTAAGTGTGTTGGAAGTAATGTTTGTGTCTTGCATTGTCCCTAATCTTCTGGCTAACCTCATTGCAGATAAGAAGAGCATATCCTTCAGTGGATGTTTCATACAGTTGTTTGCCAATACTGCCCTGGGAACAGCAGAATGTTACCTTTTTGCAGTCATGGCTTATGATCGAGACCTGGCTATTTACAAGCCCCTGCATTATTCTGTCATTATGACCCGGAAGGTCTGTGTTCAGCTTGTGCTTCTACCATGGATTGTCGGAATTATCACTGTATTAATCTCTACAGTCTTCACGGCTAACTTGGAATTCTGTGGTCCTAATGAGATCAACCATTTCTTTTGTGATTATTATCCTCTGCAGTCCCTGGCTTGCTCCGATACATTTATCACTCAAGTGGTCACAAACTCTGGTGCTGTCTTTGCATTAGTACTCCCATTCATTGCAACTGTCGGACTCTATACCCacatcattttcattattttaaagattAAAAGTGCTGAATCTAAACAGAAAGCCTTTTCCACCATCTCTTCCCATCTCACTGTAACAGGTTTGTGTTATGTCACAGTTATAATTGTGTATGCTGTGCCAAAGGGAACCCATTATAGCAAGTTTCTTGCCCTTACTTATACTGTCATTGCCCCGCTTTTGAACCCCTTCATTTATGCCTTCAGAAACAAAGATATAAAGAGAACTCTAATAAAATTAAGAAGGCTAAAGCTTTGCCAAGGATCATTCTAA
- the LOC108705967 gene encoding olfactory receptor 10A3, translating to MDKTNYTAVEEFILLAFSDLYQLQIPLFFVTLFVYIMCVFGNFVILFLVVAEPSLHTPMYLFISELSILEVMYVTCIVPNLLANLIADKKSISFSGCFIQLFVNSALGTAVSYLFSVMAYDRDLAIYKPLHYSVIMTQKVCVQLVVLPWIVGIITVLISTVFTANLEFCGPNKINHFFCDYYPLQSLACSDTFITQVVTNSGAVFAVVLPFIATVGLYTHIIFIILKIKSAESKQKAFSTISSHLTVAGLCYVTVIIVYTVPKGTHYSKFLALTYTVIAPLLNPFIYAFRNKDIKKTLIKLRRLKLCQGSF from the coding sequence ATGGATAAAACCAATTACACTGCAGTGGAAGAGTTTATTTTATTGGCCTTTTCAGATTTATATCAGCTCCAGATTCCTTTATTCTTTGTTACTCTGTTTGTCTACATCATGTGTGTGTTTGGCAACTTTGTCATTCTTTTTCTAGTTGTAGCTGAACCTTCACTTCATACCCCGATGTACCTTTTTATTAGTGAATTAAGTATATTGGAAGTAATGTATGTGACTTGCATTGTCCCTAATCTTCTGGCTAACCTCATTGCAGATAAGAAGAGCATATCCTTCAGTGGATGTTTCATACAGTTGTTTGTCAATTCTGCCTTGGGAACTGCAGTAAGTTACCTTTTTTCAGTCATGGCTTATGATCGAGACCTGGCTATTTACAAGCCCCTGCATTATTCTGTCATTATGACCCAGAAGGTCTGTGTTCAGCTTGTGGTTCTACCATGGATTGTTGGAATTATCACTGTATTAATCTCTACAGTCTTCACGGCTAACTTGGAATTCTGTGGTCCTAATAAGATCAACCATTTCTTTTGTGATTATTATCCTCTGCAGTCCCTGGCTTGCTCCGATACATTTATCACTCAAGTGGTCACAAACTCTGGTGCTGTCTTTGCAGTTGTACTCCCATTCATTGCAACTGTCGGACTCTATACCCacatcattttcattattttaaagattAAAAGTGCTGAATCTAAACAGAAAGCCTTTTCCACCATCTCTTCCCATCTCACTGTAGCAGGTTTGTGTTATGTCACAGTTATAATTGTGTATACTGTGCCAAAGGGAACCCATTATAGCAAGTTTCTTGCCCTTACTTATACTGTCATTGCCCCGCTTTTGAACCCCTTCATTTATGCCTTCAGAAACAAAGATATAAAGAAAACTCTAATAAAATTAAGAAGGCTAAAACTTTGCCAAGGATCATTCTAA
- the LOC121397331 gene encoding olfactory receptor 5V1-like produces MADTNTTANKDFILLAFSDLHQFQILLFLVFLLIYITCMIGNIAIILIIKMDPRLHTPMYFFIGLFAASENFFVSSTIPNLLSNLIGNSKSISFAGCFAQFYAVCTLGGTECYLLAVMAFDRDLAINFPLRYSAIMSQSLCIKLGVFPWIVCLTIASVPTVFTLGMEFCGPKELNHFICDLGPLEHIACSVPLINRIIVIFTAISEIVSPFTITILFYIHIIITILNITSKIGKKKAFSTCSSHLMVASLFYGTAIIVYMTPQGSYEKYLALIYNVVTPLINPFIYTLRNKDVIKAFQKFKAKIS; encoded by the coding sequence ATGGCCGACACCAACACAACAGCTAATAAGGATTTTATTCTACTGGCTTTTAGTGACCTTCACCAGTTCCAGATCTTACTTTTCCTGGTTTTCCTTCTGATATACATAACATGCATGATTGGCAACATTGCCATTATTCTTATCATTAAGATGGATCCTCGCCTTCACACGCCCATGTACTTTTTTATTGGCTTATTTGCCGCTTCGGAAAATTTCTTTGTGTCATCCACTATTCCCAACCTCCTTTCTAACCTCATTGGTAACAGTAAGAGTATATCATTTGCTGGCTGCTTTGCACAGTTCTATGCTGTTTGTACCTTGGGGGGGACAGAATGTTACCTACTTGCAGTCATGGCGTTTGATAGAGACTTGGCCATTAATTTCCCTTTGCGCTACTCAGCCATTATGAGCCAGTCTTTGTGCATTAAGCTCGGAGTTTTTCCATGGATTGTCTGCCTTACGATTGCATCTGTTCCTACAGTTTTCACTCTGGGAATGGAATTTTGTGGCCCAAAAGAACTCAACCATTTTATCTGCGACTTGGGTCCATTAGAACATATAGCTTGCTCTGTGCCGCTCATCAACAGAATTATTGTTATCTTCACAGCAATATCTGAGATTGTTTCACCTTTTACTATCACTATTTTATTCTACATTCACATCATTATCACTATTCTAAATATTACGAGTAAGATCGGTAAGAAGAAAGCTTTCTCCACTTGTTCTTCCCATCTTATGGTTGCCAGTTTGTTCTACGGCACGGCCATTATTGTGTATATGACGCCGCAGGGCAGTTATGAAAAATATCTGGCGCTGATATATAATGTAGTGACTCCTTTGATAAACCCATTCATATACACTTTAAGAAATAAGGATGTCATCAAAGCTTTCCAGAAATTTAAAGCTAAAATCTCCTAG